The Bacteroidota bacterium DNA window CCGGGAACCAAGGAACTGATTTTCGCGATACCCTCGCAATGTGTTCGCACCACCGAATCTAAAGAGGTCGCTCACCTCTACAGTACTTGCACGCAGTTCTTTACCGTGCAACCCGACGACTACAACCTGTCTCCTGAAAGTTTCCTGAAACACTTCAACATCGATTCCGATTCGCTGAACATTTTGAACTGAATTTAAAGTATAAATTTCTTTTCGCCCGTAACGATAATCGGATTTATAGTTTATGCCGCTCGTGGGATTATAAATATTATCACGAGAATCATAATGAACATCGAAACCAATCGAGGCGGTTCCGCTGCTGTTTACATACCGGGTTGCAGTTTCGGATGATGGAATAATGTTTTCCTGATTGAACAACACTCCTACTGAAAACAAATCACTGATCATGAGTTCAGATTTAAGCTCAATAAATCGCCGCACATAAATTGTATCTTGCTGACGTTGGAAAAATGTGCCCGCAAGATTTACAGGATAATTTAGAAACCAAGGTTCAGCATAACGGACTCCAATTTCTTGCGAGTGCCGTTCGTCTTTCAGCCATTTTACATTCAGCTTGCGTGCAGTGCCAAAAAGATTCCGCATCGTAACATCCACAAGTCCGGTAAAATATCCTTTTTCGGAAACCGAGCCGGGCAGATACCCAACAACACCATCAAAAGAATTCGTATTTGCTTCAGTTACTTTAATCAACAAACCTGACGATGCAGGTAGTCCGGTTTTTCGAGATGCCTTTTTAATTGACAATAAAATTGTGTCCACAACGGAATTTGAGTCTTGCAAAAGAAATATCTGAGGTTCGCTGATTGACGAAAACAATTGCATCCGGTTCAACCGTTGTGGAATTTTCTGAATTTTTGATTGCGAATAAAATTCTCCCTGCTGAATACGAGTCTCCCGAATGATTACCTCGCTTTCGGTTTCGGTGTTTCCTTCTATATGAATCTTATCGATCCTGATTTTTAGCCCCTCTTCAATTTCCAATGTTACATCAATAGCACTTTCTTCGTTCGCGATAGATATGTCTGTAACATCAATTGATACAAGCGGATAGCCGGTTTCTTCATACCTCGTTACAAGATTATAAATATCGGATTCGAGTAACGTTTTTTGTAAGCAACTCCCTGTGGTTGTGCTGAAGTTTATCAAGATGTTGTCGGTTGTAAATATTGTATTCCCGCTCAATTTGATTTTCCTGATTAAAGATTTTTGATGCGGTTCGATACGTATGAAAATATTTACAAATAAACTATCATCAAAATAATTTAATGAATCGATACCAACGCCGGAGAAGTAGTAACAATCTGTAATATAAAGATGACGAAGCTTTTCTAAATCTTTCTCTAATGTTTCTATATTGAAGATATTATTATTTTTTGAAGAGACATAATT harbors:
- a CDS encoding POTRA domain-containing protein, which encodes MREIVIRLSLFFFFLQIFTVNVSFAQRQTKIRNIVFSQSIPVYSEDFLLNYVSSKNNNIFNIETLEKDLEKLRHLYITDCYYFSGVGIDSLNYFDDSLFVNIFIRIEPHQKSLIRKIKLSGNTIFTTDNILINFSTTTGSCLQKTLLESDIYNLVTRYEETGYPLVSIDVTDISIANEESAIDVTLEIEEGLKIRIDKIHIEGNTETESEVIIRETRIQQGEFYSQSKIQKIPQRLNRMQLFSSISEPQIFLLQDSNSVVDTILLSIKKASRKTGLPASSGLLIKVTEANTNSFDGVVGYLPGSVSEKGYFTGLVDVTMRNLFGTARKLNVKWLKDERHSQEIGVRYAEPWFLNYPVNLAGTFFQRQQDTIYVRRFIELKSELMISDLFSVGVLFNQENIIPSSETATRYVNSSGTASIGFDVHYDSRDNIYNPTSGINYKSDYRYGRKEIYTLNSVQNVQRIGIDVEVFQETFRRQVVVVGLHGKELRASTVEVSDLFRFGGANTLRGYRENQFLGSRIIWSNLEYRFIVGSKSFFSAFFDAGYYSRNNSDLNIITESVKYGYGIGMRIETALGIIGVSLALGKGDTFNQAKIHFGLINEF